The uncultured Eubacteriales bacterium region CACAGCCGGGCAGACCCACCACAGGTATCTCTCCGTCCAGGTAGGCCAGCATCAGCATGGCACCGGGCAGGACGGGCGCGCCGTAGCTCACCACCCGCGCACCCGTGTTCTTGATACCCAGGGGGGTCTTATCATCTGGGTCCACGCTCATACCGCCGGAGCAGAGCACCAGGTCCGCTCCCTGCCGGCGAAGCTCCAAAATGGCGGCGGTGATGGCGGTGTGGTCGTCTCCCGGGCAAATCTGACCCAGAATCTCGCAGCCGTACTCCCCCACCTTCTCCACCAGCACGGGGGTGAAGGTGTCCTGGATCAGCCCCTTTTGTATCTCGCTCCCGGTGGTGACGATGCCCACCTTCTTGGAGCGGAAGGGCCTCAGCTCCAAGAGGGGCCGCTCCCCCGCCGCACCCCTCGCCGCCGCCAGCTTGTCCTCATGGATCAGAAGGGGGATGATGCGCGTGCCCGCCAGCTTGTCCCCCTTTTTCACGGGGAACCGGCTGTGCCGGGTGGCGATCATCAACTCCCCCAGAGAATTGACTTTTTTGAGCCGCTCGACGTCTACCAGGAGGAGGCCGTCGCACTCGGCGATCACCTCGATCTTGCCCTCCTTCACCTCGCTGCGGCACATATTGGGGCCTGCGCAAAGGGCATATAGCAGCTCGGCGGCCTCGTTCTCGTGGAGCATGCCGGGCTCCACCTCCCATACGTACAGATTCTCCTTGCCCATGGAGAGGAGCATGGGGATATCCTGCGCCGTCACCACATGTCCCTTGCGGAAGGCGGGGCCCTTCGTCTCTCCCTTGACGATGCGGGTCATATCGTGGCAGAGCACATGCCCCACCGCGTCCTCAGTGCGAATCAGTTTCATTTGAGCACCCTCCTGTCTCGATGTTCTTCCACGCGCGCGGCCAGCCAGGCCGCCATGGGCTCCGGGTTGTCCAGAGTAAAGACCGGAGCCGCACAGGCAATAGGTCTGTCGGAAAGTACGGCGACGCAATCCTCCAACGGCACCGCACGCGTGCTATCCCCTCGGCAGACGGCAATTTTAGGCCATGGACCGCGCTTGTACCCCTCGGCCAAAATGAGGTCTACGCCCCAGATGCGCTCCACCGCTTCCTCAGGGTCCAGTCCTCGGTTTTCTATAAACGCGGCCTGTCCTGGGGAGACTACGGCGGTCACGTCGGCTCCCGCCTTGGCAAAGCGCCAGGAGTCCTTTCCCTCCTGGTCAAGCTCGGTGTCATGTCCGTGGTGCTTGACCACGCCCACCCGCAGACCCCGGGCCTTCAGCGCCGGGATCAGCCGCTCCAGATAGGTGGTCTTCCCCGCCCCAGAAAATGCGACAAAACTATAAACCAGGGTATCTCTCATAGTGTGCGCCTCTTTCTTCTAATGCAGGTACAAAAAAATCCTCTGCCTTAAAAAAGGTAGAGGAAAACAGGGCGTAACCATATATACGCCCGAGGCTCCCTCTCCTTCTCAAACACGGAAGGCGTCGCCGTTTCCGGCGATACCCTGACGACCCGCTTGTTTTGCGGGTCTCGGCCCGGCCGCCGTAGTTTCCCTTAGGCGGAGGGGCTCGGAGATGCTATTTATTTTTTAGGTATGCTCACTCTTTATCATTCATAACATACACGTTCACCCTGAAAACGTCAAGGGAAATCTATGAAATTTGTATAAAATCCCTGGGGCGTATCCGAAAATCGGAAAGCTGACGAATGACAAGGTAAAAATGCACCCAAGGCTTATCCCTGTCTCTCAATTTGCTCGGCAAGGTCGCTCAGGTAGACCCAGCGCTCCATCTTCTCCTCCAGTGCGACCTCCAATGCGGCCTGCTCCTCCTGGAGGCGCTGGAGGGCCACATAGTCGCTGGCGCTCCCTTCCTGCTCGCTCTTCACTGTGGCTATTTTTCCCTCCAGGGCGGCGAGGTCGCTGTCGATGCGCTCGTACTCCCGCTGCTCCATATAACTAAACTTCAATTTCTTCGCCCCAGTGGGCTTTGGCTGGGCAGCGGCCATACTCTCCTTCGCCACGGGCCGCTCTTCCGCCGCCCGGGCCTCCAGGTACTCGGTGTAGCCTCCGGGGTAGGCTATCACATGCCCGTCCCCCTCTACGGCGAAGACCCGGCGCACCACCCGGTCCAGGAAATACCGGTCATGGGAAACCGTCACTACCGCGCCGGGGAAGGTGTCCAGATAGTCCTCCAGGGTGGCGAGGGTCTGGATGTCCAGATCGTTGGTCGGCTCGTCCAACAAGAGGACGTTGGGCGCGGCAGCCAAAATCGCCATGAGGAAGAGCCGCCGCTTCTCCCCGCCGGAGAGCTTGCCGATGGGGCTCCACTGGGTTTCGCCGGGGAAAAGAAACTTGTCCAAAAGCTGTGTGGCCGTTAAAGTGCCCTCCGGGGTCTCAATGTTGTTTCCAATCTCCTTCACATACTCGATGACCCGCATATCAGGGTCCATGGGCGGGTTCTCCTGGCAGAAGTAGCCGACCCGCACCGTCTCCCCCACCACCACGGTCCCCGCGTCTGGGGTCAGCCGCCCGGCGATGAGGTTTAGAAGGGTGGACTTTCCGCTCCCGTTGGCCCCTACGACGCCGATGCGGTCATCCCGCAGGAGGATGCAGTCAAAGTCCCGCAGGACGGTGCGCCCATCAAAGGACTTGGTGACCCCTGAGAGCTCGATGGTCTTCTTCCCCAGCCTGCTGGAGAGGGCGGAGAGCTCCAACTCGGCCTTTTGCTCGCTCCCCGCCTGGCTTTTCAGGGTCTCGTACCGCTCCAGCCTCTCCCGGCTCTTGGTGCCCCGGGCGGTGGGGCCCTGCATAACCCACTGATACTCCCGCCGCAGGATGGACTGGCGCTTGCGCTCGGAGGCAGCCGCCATCTCCTCCCGCTCCGCCTTTAGCTTTAAGTAGGTCTTGTAGCTGCCCTCATAGGTATAAAGCTTTCCGTCTTCCACCTCTACCATCCGTTTCACCACCCGCTCTAAAAAGTAGCGGTCATGGGTCACCATCACCAGTGCACCCCTATACTGGCGGAGGTAGTCCTCCAGCCAGCGGACCATCTCGCTGTCCAGGTGGTTGGTGGGCTCGTCCAGAATAAGCACATCACAGGGGTGGACAAGAGCGGAGGCCATTGCAACCCGCTTGCGCTGCCCGCCGGAGAGAGCGCCTACCCGCTGGTCAAAGTCGGGCATGCCCAGTTTCATCAAAATGGTCCTGGCCTCGTATCCCTGCAGCTCCCGCGCCTCAGAAGAGAGCCCGGCAAAGACCTGTTCCAGCACCGTGTTCTCCCCTTCAAAGGCCGGGTCCTGTGGCAAGTATTCCAGCCTTACATTGGGGTCCCGCGTGACGGTTCCAGCCTCCGGCTCCTCCGTCCCCGCCAAAATACGCAGGAGGGTGGACTTCCCGGTGCCATTGACACCGATGACGCCCACCTTGTCCCCCCTGTCCAGGTAGAAGGATACGCCACCCAGGATGGTCCGGGTTCCATAGGTCTTTTCAATTTGTTCCGCCGACAGCAGCATAGGGCTTTCCTCGCTCCATTTTAAAAATCAGTGTTTCTAGTATACACGAAATGTGGTAGAATGTCTAAGAGTTCTTACACGGGAGGCAAGTCATGCGAAAACTGGCGCATTATTTGAAGAAATTTAAAGGACAGGTCATCTTAGGCCCCGCTTTCAAGCTTGCGGAGGCCATTTTAGAGCTCCTCGTCCCCCTGGTGATGGCAAGCATTATCGACGTGGGCATCCGCGGCGGGGACGAGGGCTATGTGTGGCGAATGGGAGGCGTGCTGGCCGTTCTGGCGGTGTTGGGCTTTTCCAGCGCCATGGTGGCACAGTATAGCGCGTCGCGGGCCTCGCAGGGGTTCGGCACTCTGGTGCGGAGTGATTTGTTCCGCCACATTGCGTCCCTCTCTCACGCCGAGCTGGACGGCCTGGGCACGCCGTCCCTCATAACCCGACTCAATAACGATGTAAATCAGCTCCAGGTTGCCGTCGCCATGTTCATCCGGCTGGTCTTCCGGGCCCCCTTCCTGGCGGTGGGAGCCACGGTGATGGCTATGCTTCTCGACTTGCGCCTGTCGGTCATTTTCCTGGCAGCCGCCGTGTTGATCGCTCTCACTCTATGGCGGGTCATGAGCCGATCGGTTCCCCACTTCAAGCGCATCCAGCGGCTCCTGGATAAGATATCCCTCATTACCCAGGAAAATCTGGAAGGGGTGCGGGTCATCCGAGCCTTCTCTAAGCAGGAGAGCGAGGGCGAGCGTTTTAACGACGCCAGCGAAGAACTACGCCGCAGCACTCTGCGGGTAAACCGGCTCTCCGCCCTGCTCAACCCCGCCACCTCCATCATCGCCAATGCCGCCATCCTCGCCATCCTCTGGTTCGGTGGGCAGCGGGTCTACGCTGGTACCCTGACCCAGGGACAGGTCATTGCCCTTTGGAATTATATGACTCAGATTTTGCTGGCCCTCATCGTAGTTGCGAATCTGGTGGTCATCTTCACCAAGGCGGCAGCCTCCGCCCAGCGTGTCAACGATGTCTTCGAGACCCGCCCCAGCGTCACCGATACGGGGAACACTCCTGTATCCCCCGTCCCCGGCGCACCCAAGCTCAGCTTTGAATCCGTCTCCTTCCGCTATCCCGGCGGTGGGCTCAGCCTGGCGGACCTCTCCATCAGCGTCGCTCCGGGCGAGACCATCGGCATCATCGGCGGCACTGGCGCGGGTAAAAGCACTTTGGTGAATCTGGTTCCACGCTTCTACGACGCCACCGAGGGCCGCATCCTCGTGGATGGCATTGATGTAAAGGAATATCCCTTTTTAGACTTGCGTGGGCAGATCGGCATGGTCCCCCAGTCTGCCGTCCTCTTCTCGGGTACGATCCGCTCCAACCTCCGCTGGCGAAAGGCCGACGCGGAGGACAGCGCACTCTGGACCGCGCTGGATTTGGCCCAGGCGGCCGACTTCGTCCGTGCCCTGCCCGAGGGGCTGGACAGCCCGGTGACCCAGGGGGGCAAAAACCTCTCAGGCGGGCAGCGCCAGCGTCTTACCATCGCCCGGGCCTTGGTGGGCTCCCCCTCCATCCTCATCCTGGACGACAGTGCAAGCGCTTTGGATTTCGCCACCGACGCGGCCCTGCGCCGGGCCCTGAAACGGGATACGGCAGGCATGACGATACTGATGGTCTCCCAGCGGGCCAACACAGTAAAGGGGGCAGACCGCATCATCGTGCTGGACGGCGGCGCGGTGGCGGGCATCGGCACCCATGCCGAGCTTTTTGAAACCTGCCCGGTCTACCGCGAGATCTGCCTCTCCCAGCTTTCGGAAGAGGAGGCGAAACGGGCATGAAACAGTCTGCCTTAAACCGCCTCCTCCTGTTCGTGCGGCCCCATCTGCGCTTTCTCCTACTGGCACTGGTCTGCGCAGTGGGCAGCGTTTCCCTCACCCTGTACGCCCCCGTGCTCATAGGCCGGGCGGTGGACCTTATCGTCGGTCCTGGGACTGTGGACCTGGCGGGTGTCGCCGCCATTTTAGTCCGGCTGGCGGCGGTAGTCCTCGTGAGCGCCGCTCTCCAGTGGCTCATGAGTCTTTGCACCAACCACATCACCTATTCCGCCGTCAAAGACCTGCGGGCACGGGTCTTCGCTAAGCTGGAGGCTGTGCCCCTGCGCTATATCGATCAGAATGCCCATGGAGACCTCATCAGCCGCATGGTAAACGATATTGACCTCATCTCCGACGGCCTCATTCAAGGCTTTTCCCAGCTATTCACCGGCATCATTACCATCCTCGGCACCCTGGGGTTCATGCTCTCCATCAACGCCCCCATCGCACTGGTGGTTGTCCTCCTCACACCCCTTTCTCTGGTGGTGGCCGCGGTTATCGCCCGGTATGCCTCCTCCTCCTTCCGGCAGCAGGGCAGCATCCGGGGTGAGCTGGGGGGCTATATTGAGGAACTCATCTCCGGTATGAAGACAGCCAAGGCCTTCGGCTATGAAAGCCGGGCTCAGGAGGCGTTTGACGAGATCAACGGCCGGCTCTACGATGCGGGTTTCGCCGCCCAGTTCTCATCCTCCATCACCAACCCGGGCACCCGTTTCATCAACAACCTGGTATACGCCGCCGTGGGCCTCACCGGGGCGCTGGCCGTCCTTCGGGGGCATATGAGCGTGGGCCAGCTCTCCAGCTTTTTGAGCTACGCCAACCAGTACACCAAGCCCTTCAATGAGATTTCCGGCGTTGCCACCGAGCTCCAGTCGGCCATGACAAGCGCCCGCCGTGTTTTCGCTGTGCTGGACGAGCCGGACGAGACCCCGGACGCGCCCGACGCCGTGAAAGTCACCTCCTGCCGGGGCGAGGTGGCGCT contains the following coding sequences:
- a CDS encoding Molybdopterin binding domain protein, encoding MKLIRTEDAVGHVLCHDMTRIVKGETKGPAFRKGHVVTAQDIPMLLSMGKENLYVWEVEPGMLHENEAAELLYALCAGPNMCRSEVKEGKIEVIAECDGLLLVDVERLKKVNSLGELMIATRHSRFPVKKGDKLAGTRIIPLLIHEDKLAAARGAAGERPLLELRPFRSKKVGIVTTGSEIQKGLIQDTFTPVLVEKVGEYGCEILGQICPGDDHTAITAAILELRRQGADLVLCSGGMSVDPDDKTPLGIKNTGARVVSYGAPVLPGAMLMLAYLDGEIPVVGLPGCVMYAKRTVFDLVLPSLIADAPITADDLAAMGHGGLCLNCDVCTYPNCGFGKGW
- a CDS encoding Molybdopterin-guanine dinucleotide biosynthesis protein B (fragment); the protein is MRDTLVYSFVAFSGAGKTTYLERLIPALKARGLRVGVVKHHGHDTELDQEGKDSWRFAKAGADVTAVVSPGQAAFIENRGLDPEEAVERIWGVDLILAEGYKRGPWPKIAVCRGDSTRAVPLEDCVAVLSDRPIACAAPVFTLDNPEPMAAWLAARVEEHRDRRVLK
- the yfmR gene encoding Uncharacterized ABC transporter ATP-binding protein YfmR, with the translated sequence MLLSAEQIEKTYGTRTILGGVSFYLDRGDKVGVIGVNGTGKSTLLRILAGTEEPEAGTVTRDPNVRLEYLPQDPAFEGENTVLEQVFAGLSSEARELQGYEARTILMKLGMPDFDQRVGALSGGQRKRVAMASALVHPCDVLILDEPTNHLDSEMVRWLEDYLRQYRGALVMVTHDRYFLERVVKRMVEVEDGKLYTYEGSYKTYLKLKAEREEMAAASERKRQSILRREYQWVMQGPTARGTKSRERLERYETLKSQAGSEQKAELELSALSSRLGKKTIELSGVTKSFDGRTVLRDFDCILLRDDRIGVVGANGSGKSTLLNLIAGRLTPDAGTVVVGETVRVGYFCQENPPMDPDMRVIEYVKEIGNNIETPEGTLTATQLLDKFLFPGETQWSPIGKLSGGEKRRLFLMAILAAAPNVLLLDEPTNDLDIQTLATLEDYLDTFPGAVVTVSHDRYFLDRVVRRVFAVEGDGHVIAYPGGYTEYLEARAAEERPVAKESMAAAQPKPTGAKKLKFSYMEQREYERIDSDLAALEGKIATVKSEQEGSASDYVALQRLQEEQAALEVALEEKMERWVYLSDLAEQIERQG
- a CDS encoding ABC transporter, ATP-binding protein, with the protein product MRKLAHYLKKFKGQVILGPAFKLAEAILELLVPLVMASIIDVGIRGGDEGYVWRMGGVLAVLAVLGFSSAMVAQYSASRASQGFGTLVRSDLFRHIASLSHAELDGLGTPSLITRLNNDVNQLQVAVAMFIRLVFRAPFLAVGATVMAMLLDLRLSVIFLAAAVLIALTLWRVMSRSVPHFKRIQRLLDKISLITQENLEGVRVIRAFSKQESEGERFNDASEELRRSTLRVNRLSALLNPATSIIANAAILAILWFGGQRVYAGTLTQGQVIALWNYMTQILLALIVVANLVVIFTKAAASAQRVNDVFETRPSVTDTGNTPVSPVPGAPKLSFESVSFRYPGGGLSLADLSISVAPGETIGIIGGTGAGKSTLVNLVPRFYDATEGRILVDGIDVKEYPFLDLRGQIGMVPQSAVLFSGTIRSNLRWRKADAEDSALWTALDLAQAADFVRALPEGLDSPVTQGGKNLSGGQRQRLTIARALVGSPSILILDDSASALDFATDAALRRALKRDTAGMTILMVSQRANTVKGADRIIVLDGGAVAGIGTHAELFETCPVYREICLSQLSEEEAKRA
- a CDS encoding Uncharacterized ABC transporter ATP-binding protein TM_0288 yields the protein MKQSALNRLLLFVRPHLRFLLLALVCAVGSVSLTLYAPVLIGRAVDLIVGPGTVDLAGVAAILVRLAAVVLVSAALQWLMSLCTNHITYSAVKDLRARVFAKLEAVPLRYIDQNAHGDLISRMVNDIDLISDGLIQGFSQLFTGIITILGTLGFMLSINAPIALVVVLLTPLSLVVAAVIARYASSSFRQQGSIRGELGGYIEELISGMKTAKAFGYESRAQEAFDEINGRLYDAGFAAQFSSSITNPGTRFINNLVYAAVGLTGALAVLRGHMSVGQLSSFLSYANQYTKPFNEISGVATELQSAMTSARRVFAVLDEPDETPDAPDAVKVTSCRGEVALEDVAFSYSSDRPLIEGLTLRAEPGQRIAIVGPTGCGKTTLINLLMRFYDVKAGYITVDGAETRTVTRSSLRALYGMVLQDTWLFSGTVGENIAYGKPDATQEEIVEAAKAAHAHGFISRLPQGYDTLVGAGGGLSQGQRQLLCIARVMLTRPPMLILDEATSSIDTRTELKVQAAFDAMMEGRTSFVVAHRLSTIREADCILVMRDGKIIEQGRHEELLVQGGFYANLYNSQFVPTEEHIS